One Spinacia oleracea cultivar Varoflay chromosome 4, BTI_SOV_V1, whole genome shotgun sequence DNA segment encodes these proteins:
- the LOC130459348 gene encoding uncharacterized protein codes for MSSGSPCASKKCYCGIPSKMLTSWTTDNPGRKFLTCKFSDVHTGRKGCGWFYWVDPDVVEWQRVVTNELVVEKRLLKTELRVMMTELQKLEDDKALLVAANERLERICNGGVAGMKGTKDKGQEIAHSVFWFVVGLVVCCVLKFVMKFL; via the coding sequence ATGTCGAGTGGGTCTCCTTGTGCTTCAAAAAAATGTTATTGTGGCATTCCATCCAAGATGTTGACATCGTGGACAACTGATAACCCGGGGAGAAAATTCCTGACTTGTAAGTTCTCTGATGTACACACTGGTAGGAAAGGATGTGGTTGGTTTTATTGGGTTGATCCTGATGTTGTGGAGTGGCAAAGAGTCGTGACGAATGAACTGGTGGTGGAGAAGAGATTGCTGAAAACAGAGTTGAGGGTCATGATGACAGAATTGCAGAAGTTGGAGGATGACAAAGCCCTTCTTGTTGCTGCCAATGAGAGGCTTGAAAGGATATGCAATGGTGGAGTGGCTGGAATGAAGGGGACAAAGGATAAGGGCCAAGAAATTGCCCATTCTGTATTTTGGTTTGTTGTAGGATTAGTTGTTTGTTGTGTGTTGAAGTTTGTAATGAAGTTCCTCTAG